One Candidatus Palauibacter soopunensis DNA window includes the following coding sequences:
- a CDS encoding metallophosphoesterase, translating to MGPDRGVPHLTAQRTIVHFADLHLDSPFAWCEATGDVARRRREALRDTLLAIVELVRSTDADALFCGGDLYEHDRVTLDTADFLRQTFASLDPVPVYIAPGNHDWYGPTSVYATGGWSGNVHIFRDAALQAVSLAPGITLWGAAHCAPANTDNFLGDGFRVSGTGAHVALFHGAERSWLAAQGEGKAPHAPFETAEIPDSGLHHAFLGHYHRPADGAHHTYPGNPDPLQFGEEGERGPVVATIDAEGGVACERHVVAVTPVHDLRLDVTGLTSRQQIRDSLREKAESLAGLARLTVCGDLEPSLDLQEDTIREQLLETFDAVQIRKSELHLAYDLEEIRGEPTVRGRFVEDVLGAELADDEKRRVLRMGLRALDGRDDLEVL from the coding sequence CTGGGGCCGGATCGAGGCGTTCCTCACCTGACTGCGCAACGGACGATCGTCCACTTCGCCGACCTCCACCTCGACTCCCCGTTCGCGTGGTGCGAGGCGACGGGTGACGTCGCTCGGCGGCGGCGCGAGGCGCTGCGCGACACCCTGCTCGCGATCGTGGAACTCGTGCGCTCGACCGACGCGGACGCGCTCTTCTGCGGAGGCGACCTGTACGAGCACGATCGCGTCACGCTCGACACGGCGGACTTCCTGCGGCAGACCTTCGCCTCGCTCGACCCGGTGCCGGTCTACATCGCGCCCGGCAATCACGACTGGTACGGGCCGACGAGCGTCTACGCGACGGGGGGCTGGAGCGGGAACGTCCACATCTTTCGGGATGCGGCGCTGCAGGCGGTCTCCCTCGCGCCCGGCATCACGCTGTGGGGGGCCGCGCACTGCGCTCCCGCCAACACGGACAACTTCCTCGGGGACGGCTTCCGCGTCTCCGGGACGGGGGCGCACGTGGCGCTCTTTCACGGAGCGGAACGGTCGTGGCTCGCGGCACAGGGCGAGGGGAAGGCGCCGCATGCCCCCTTCGAGACCGCCGAAATCCCGGACAGCGGGCTGCATCACGCGTTTCTCGGCCACTATCACCGGCCGGCGGACGGCGCCCATCACACCTATCCGGGCAACCCCGACCCTCTGCAGTTCGGGGAGGAGGGGGAGCGCGGACCCGTCGTGGCGACGATCGACGCGGAGGGCGGGGTCGCGTGCGAGCGCCACGTCGTGGCGGTCACCCCGGTTCATGACCTGCGGCTCGATGTCACGGGCCTCACGAGTCGCCAGCAGATTCGGGACTCGCTGCGCGAGAAGGCGGAGAGCCTCGCGGGACTCGCGCGCCTCACGGTGTGCGGCGACCTGGAGCCGTCGCTCGATCTGCAGGAGGACACGATCCGCGAACAGCTGCTCGAAACGTTCGACGCCGTGCAGATCCGAAAATCCGAACTGCACCTCGCGTACGACCTCGAAGAGATCCGCGGGGAGCCCACGGTGCGCGGACGGTTCGTCGAGGATGTGCTCGGGGCGGAGTTGGCGGACGATGAGAAGCGCCGTGTCCTGCGGATGGGACTCCGGGCGCTCGACGGCCGCGACGACCTCGAGGTGCTGTGA
- a CDS encoding CDP-alcohol phosphatidyltransferase family protein, producing MHRAAFGEPSATLAGALETRPRNVHLPVRGAGPSTRSKRRSQIQTHDPGFLTLSNLLSLSRIPLGLAFIVVSDPRMMAVLVATAGATDVLDGFIARVSGTRSQVGLLLDPLCDKLFVLLALSGFLAAGGLDGVSFLILILRDLYTAGCYLLARLVSIIIPFKPRWPGKIATGLQFLTLLALIFNPRYVPALVLLVGVTSAWAIIDYGTHCLRRKWKSAT from the coding sequence GTGCATCGCGCCGCATTCGGCGAGCCGTCGGCGACGCTCGCCGGGGCACTGGAGACCCGCCCCAGGAACGTGCATCTTCCCGTGCGTGGGGCGGGTCCGTCGACCAGGTCGAAGCGGAGGAGTCAGATACAGACACACGATCCGGGGTTTCTCACCCTGTCGAATCTCCTGTCCCTGAGCCGCATACCGCTCGGCCTCGCCTTCATCGTGGTCTCGGACCCCCGAATGATGGCCGTGCTCGTGGCCACGGCGGGCGCAACGGATGTCCTCGATGGGTTCATCGCCCGGGTAAGCGGGACGCGCTCGCAGGTCGGACTCCTGCTCGACCCGCTCTGTGACAAGCTCTTTGTCCTGCTGGCGCTCTCCGGCTTCCTGGCGGCGGGCGGCCTCGACGGGGTGTCGTTCCTGATCCTGATCCTCCGGGACCTCTATACCGCGGGGTGCTATCTCCTCGCCCGGCTTGTCTCCATCATCATCCCCTTCAAGCCCCGGTGGCCGGGGAAAATCGCCACCGGTCTGCAGTTTCTTACGCTCCTCGCCCTCATTTTCAACCCTCGGTATGTTCCCGCACTCGTGTTGCTCGTCGGCGTCACGTCGGCCTGGGCGATCATCGATTACGGAACGCACTGCCTCCGGCGGAAGTGGAAAAGCGCGACCTGA
- a CDS encoding patatin-like phospholipase family protein: protein MTGAPGSGASGAARGKLAFALSGGGARAAYQTGVLSYVGRRLPELRVPLLTGVSAGAINVGFLAAYDGNLRGATQALKRRWLSLTTEEVLRTNPASLLKVGVRLGGSLLGGGTGLSPRFRSLVDTSPLREFIERDVDRGEIGTRIGAGDLEAVGLTAMSYQTGRTVLFVQGDPQSAPRPASSHYRLVRTNISVDHILASASIPLVFPAVKLGQQYYGDGSFRTAAPLAPAIHMGADRIFTISARYRRSELEARAPDTTGYPPPARVLGLLLNSVFLDTLDWDAAALRRINLLVDRLPREVSESQGLRRVDLLILRPSRDIGKLARDFEIELPPALRFLVRGLGTPDIKTADFLSYLLFESEYIRALVELGASDAEANWGRIEAFLT, encoded by the coding sequence GTGACCGGGGCCCCTGGGAGTGGCGCTTCCGGCGCCGCGCGGGGGAAGCTGGCCTTCGCCCTCTCGGGTGGCGGCGCGAGGGCCGCCTACCAGACCGGCGTGCTGAGCTATGTCGGCAGGCGGCTGCCCGAGCTTCGGGTCCCCCTCCTCACCGGTGTCTCGGCGGGCGCGATCAACGTGGGCTTTCTCGCCGCCTACGACGGAAACCTGCGCGGCGCGACACAGGCGCTGAAGCGCCGCTGGCTCTCGCTCACAACCGAGGAAGTGCTGCGCACCAACCCCGCTTCCCTGCTCAAGGTAGGCGTACGACTGGGGGGATCCCTTCTGGGCGGCGGAACCGGGCTGAGCCCCCGTTTCCGGAGCCTCGTCGACACGTCGCCGCTGCGGGAGTTCATCGAACGCGACGTCGACCGCGGAGAGATCGGGACCCGGATCGGGGCGGGGGACCTCGAGGCGGTGGGGCTCACCGCGATGTCGTACCAGACGGGACGCACCGTCCTCTTCGTACAAGGGGACCCACAGTCGGCGCCCAGGCCCGCGAGCTCACACTACCGACTCGTGCGGACGAACATTTCGGTGGACCACATCCTGGCCTCCGCGTCGATCCCGCTCGTGTTCCCGGCCGTCAAACTCGGGCAGCAGTATTACGGAGACGGAAGCTTCCGCACCGCGGCGCCCTTGGCGCCCGCGATTCACATGGGAGCGGACCGCATCTTCACGATCTCGGCCCGTTACCGGCGGTCGGAACTGGAGGCGCGGGCGCCGGACACGACCGGATATCCACCGCCGGCGAGGGTTCTGGGCCTGCTGCTGAACTCGGTCTTTCTCGACACGCTGGACTGGGACGCGGCCGCGCTGCGCCGGATCAACCTCCTCGTCGACCGACTCCCCCGCGAGGTATCCGAGAGCCAGGGTCTGCGCCGCGTCGACCTGCTCATCCTGAGACCCTCCCGGGACATCGGGAAACTGGCCCGCGACTTCGAGATCGAACTTCCTCCCGCGCTGAGGTTTCTCGTGCGAGGCCTGGGGACCCCGGACATCAAGACTGCCGACTTCCTGAGTTATCTCCTGTTCGAGAGCGAGTACATCCGGGCGCTCGTGGAACTGGGAGCCTCCGACGCGGAGGCGAACTGGGGCCGGATCGAGGCGTTCCTCACCTGA
- a CDS encoding single-stranded DNA-binding protein has protein sequence MSRTVNRVILVGNAGSDPDVRETASGTAVAHLSLATNRVFRKNGETQRRTDWHRLTFWRRQAETVGEYVQKGSRLYVEGHLEYGSFERDGIAIPTVDVVVEDMVMLDPRPDSGDTAADSAELPQ, from the coding sequence ATGTCGCGAACCGTGAACCGGGTCATTCTCGTCGGAAACGCCGGCAGCGACCCCGATGTGCGCGAGACCGCTTCCGGCACCGCCGTCGCCCATCTGTCGCTCGCGACCAACCGCGTGTTCCGCAAGAACGGGGAGACCCAGCGTCGCACCGATTGGCACCGGCTCACATTCTGGCGCCGCCAGGCGGAGACCGTCGGCGAATACGTGCAAAAAGGCTCGCGCCTCTACGTCGAGGGCCACCTCGAGTACGGATCGTTCGAGCGCGACGGAATCGCGATCCCCACCGTGGACGTGGTCGTGGAAGACATGGTGATGCTGGACCCCCGACCGGACAGCGGCGATACGGCAGCCGACAGCGCCGAGCTTCCACAGTAG
- a CDS encoding MlaD family protein yields the protein MIRTDLPPHVSRTRARRGLIVIAVAVVLSATISVIELIVRATLEGPRITALAHSAEGLGPGSAVWVAGRPVGRVLSISFQPPEASDRDGPFESHVVIGAVIDRVAEPILRADATADVRPSDLVAPVVLSVNPGTGSAPAWNYADTLRASGPPIEPETVMELADSLLQAVRTLEVDASEARDMLGSDQGSLARFREDPGTLAGLQSSLELLEELLQREIPRSSLVRLATDTLVSAAARRVQERFAAWEAAPQLESASGNVETTLETLDAVMSRLSAIAERLERGEGTAGRALVDGEIRRQLAALRSAVAELAEDLGYNPSRWLRIRVF from the coding sequence ATGATCCGGACCGACCTCCCTCCCCACGTTTCGCGCACCCGGGCCCGGCGGGGCCTGATCGTGATTGCCGTCGCCGTCGTCCTTTCCGCGACGATCTCCGTCATCGAACTCATCGTCCGCGCGACGCTCGAGGGCCCGCGAATCACGGCGCTGGCCCATTCGGCGGAGGGGCTCGGGCCGGGCTCAGCGGTCTGGGTAGCCGGGAGGCCGGTGGGGCGGGTGCTGTCGATCTCCTTCCAGCCTCCCGAAGCGAGCGACCGCGATGGGCCGTTCGAGAGCCACGTCGTCATCGGCGCCGTCATCGACCGGGTCGCCGAGCCCATCCTGCGGGCGGATGCCACCGCCGACGTGCGACCGTCGGATCTCGTGGCGCCCGTCGTCCTCTCAGTGAACCCCGGTACGGGCTCCGCTCCCGCCTGGAATTACGCGGACACGCTGCGCGCTTCCGGTCCGCCGATCGAACCGGAGACGGTCATGGAGCTGGCGGATTCGCTGCTGCAAGCGGTGCGCACGCTCGAAGTCGACGCCTCCGAGGCGCGGGACATGCTCGGTTCGGATCAGGGCTCGCTCGCCCGCTTTCGCGAGGATCCGGGCACGCTGGCCGGACTGCAAAGCAGTCTCGAGTTGCTGGAGGAACTGCTTCAGCGAGAGATCCCGCGCTCCTCGCTCGTTCGGCTCGCGACGGACACGCTCGTGAGCGCGGCCGCGCGCCGCGTGCAGGAACGGTTCGCGGCCTGGGAGGCGGCGCCCCAACTCGAGAGCGCCAGCGGCAATGTCGAAACGACGCTCGAAACGCTGGACGCGGTGATGTCGCGACTCTCGGCGATCGCCGAGCGGCTGGAGCGCGGCGAAGGAACCGCTGGCCGGGCTCTGGTGGATGGAGAGATCAGACGTCAACTCGCCGCCTTGCGCTCCGCGGTCGCCGAGTTGGCGGAAGATCTCGGTTACAACCCGTCGCGCTGGCTACGCATCCGCGTCTTCTAG
- a CDS encoding AAA family ATPase produces the protein MRFESVTAHRFGPFRDETLELAPGMNVVFGRNEAGKSSWHAALYAGLCGMRRGKGAMRKEEKRFAARHKPWDGDEWEIGAIVALEDGRHVELRHDLAGRIESSAEDTSVAGRDYSGEILYDGAPDGSRWLGLNRRSFLATACVRQADILKVRDDPESLQEDMQRAAATAGVDQTAAAALQRLEEVLRERVGSTRAPTKPLMTTARRVAEAREALETAREAHRDFLERRAEVETLEQAAREARRRVEAVEAALAKVEAEALAERLREARALHEEFPEGAPHPVPEGGGLTRAVTEALTTWRNLPASVDLTGPSAGEIGERIEAADAELAAARAVVAEAAATEAEARLASARELQALFPEGGPRVSPEEDARTGEIRDALRVWESLSEVEAPASRSLEELEEELAELDARRRAPVAERMPARTAAWLAFSAVAAVGGLALALLAPDSRSTGLILFVVGAGGILSHRFARTRADRSEISLALDVRHDSLRRELETGRSARERYEAELRTRCDAIGRLREFAGREDAASLEPDALAESLRRRLESRQAGREKAAQLGSQWDELQGLLAGASFDALVAETERLRDGADALTADAAENPLGDMRAAGITRGELGELERRTAERRRKWSDERARRLAAETRHAHRSERAADAAIKLREAGARVGVTAEDPEDLAAALEQWRAGRERVLEEAGERSESWDRLQQLLGERTLEDFADDVEHLRRRADRLVDRLGADVFDEDRAGRPTEDTLEDLRREAEAAREEVLRAGGQLTEREHHLPSVADAEDALAAAEREQARIARLKDTLDCTIGFLEEAQERVLRDIAPILTQTVLEWLPAVTDGRYTGCRIDPENLLVQVRTPGGRWRAAELLSHGTAEQIYLLLRFALSRHLTREGETCPLILDDVVGASDAVRKQAVLRTLRALARSTQVILFTHEDDVRDWARENLTGPDARLIELAGRRIENAGNGLAAAT, from the coding sequence ATGCGCTTCGAGTCCGTGACGGCCCACCGGTTCGGTCCCTTCCGGGATGAGACGCTGGAACTGGCGCCGGGAATGAACGTCGTCTTCGGCCGCAACGAGGCGGGAAAGTCGTCCTGGCACGCGGCGCTGTACGCCGGGCTCTGCGGCATGCGGCGCGGCAAGGGGGCGATGCGGAAGGAGGAGAAGCGGTTCGCGGCGCGCCACAAGCCGTGGGACGGCGACGAGTGGGAGATCGGAGCCATCGTCGCGCTCGAAGACGGACGGCACGTGGAGTTGCGGCACGATCTCGCGGGAAGGATCGAGAGTTCGGCGGAGGACACGAGCGTCGCGGGACGGGACTACTCGGGCGAGATCCTGTACGACGGGGCGCCGGACGGCTCGCGGTGGCTGGGTCTGAACCGCCGCTCGTTTCTCGCCACCGCCTGTGTGCGTCAGGCGGACATTCTCAAGGTCCGCGACGATCCCGAATCGCTGCAGGAGGACATGCAGCGTGCGGCGGCGACGGCGGGCGTGGACCAGACGGCGGCGGCCGCGCTGCAACGGCTCGAGGAGGTTCTCCGGGAACGCGTCGGATCGACCCGGGCTCCGACGAAGCCGCTCATGACGACCGCACGGCGGGTGGCGGAGGCGCGCGAGGCCCTGGAGACGGCCCGCGAGGCGCACCGCGATTTTCTGGAGCGTCGCGCCGAGGTCGAAACGCTGGAGCAAGCGGCGAGGGAAGCCCGGCGGCGCGTGGAGGCGGTGGAGGCCGCCCTCGCGAAAGTGGAGGCGGAGGCGCTCGCGGAGCGACTGCGCGAGGCGCGGGCGCTGCACGAGGAGTTCCCGGAGGGAGCGCCGCACCCGGTCCCCGAGGGTGGCGGGCTCACGCGGGCGGTCACCGAAGCGCTCACGACATGGCGCAATCTTCCCGCTTCGGTGGATCTGACGGGGCCCTCGGCGGGCGAGATCGGGGAGAGGATCGAGGCGGCAGATGCGGAGCTTGCGGCCGCGCGGGCGGTCGTCGCGGAGGCCGCCGCCACGGAAGCCGAAGCTCGCCTCGCCAGTGCGCGTGAGCTGCAGGCGCTATTTCCGGAGGGCGGCCCCCGGGTTTCCCCGGAGGAGGACGCGCGAACCGGGGAGATCCGTGACGCGCTCCGCGTCTGGGAGTCGCTTTCCGAGGTTGAAGCGCCGGCCAGCCGGAGCTTGGAGGAGCTCGAGGAAGAACTGGCCGAACTCGACGCGAGGCGGCGGGCGCCTGTCGCGGAACGCATGCCCGCGCGAACCGCCGCGTGGCTCGCCTTTTCGGCGGTCGCGGCGGTCGGAGGCCTCGCGCTCGCGCTGCTGGCGCCCGACTCGCGCTCGACGGGACTGATCCTGTTCGTCGTCGGGGCGGGAGGCATCCTGTCACATCGATTCGCGAGAACACGCGCCGACCGTTCGGAGATTTCGCTCGCCCTGGACGTGCGCCACGACAGTCTCCGGCGCGAACTGGAGACCGGACGCTCGGCCCGCGAGCGGTACGAGGCCGAACTTCGGACCCGGTGCGACGCGATCGGCCGCCTTCGTGAATTCGCCGGCCGGGAGGACGCGGCCTCACTGGAACCGGACGCGCTCGCGGAGTCGCTGCGCCGCCGGCTGGAATCCCGGCAGGCCGGAAGAGAGAAGGCCGCGCAACTCGGCTCCCAATGGGACGAGCTTCAGGGGCTGCTGGCCGGCGCATCTTTCGACGCACTTGTCGCCGAGACGGAACGGCTGCGCGACGGGGCCGACGCCCTCACCGCGGACGCGGCCGAAAACCCGCTTGGGGACATGAGGGCCGCAGGCATCACACGGGGCGAATTGGGCGAACTCGAACGGCGGACCGCCGAGCGGCGTCGAAAGTGGAGCGACGAGCGGGCTCGGCGCCTGGCGGCGGAGACGCGGCACGCGCATCGGTCGGAACGCGCCGCCGACGCCGCGATCAAGCTGCGCGAAGCCGGCGCGCGGGTCGGGGTGACCGCCGAAGACCCCGAGGATCTGGCAGCCGCGCTGGAACAATGGCGCGCCGGCCGTGAGCGGGTGCTCGAGGAAGCCGGCGAACGCAGCGAATCATGGGATCGCCTGCAACAACTGCTTGGCGAGCGGACGCTGGAGGATTTCGCGGACGATGTGGAGCACCTGCGTCGCCGGGCCGACCGGCTCGTCGACCGGCTCGGGGCGGACGTCTTCGACGAAGATCGGGCCGGGCGGCCCACCGAGGATACGCTGGAAGACCTGAGGCGGGAGGCGGAGGCGGCGCGCGAGGAGGTGCTGCGCGCAGGCGGCCAGCTCACCGAACGTGAACACCATCTCCCCAGCGTCGCGGACGCGGAGGACGCGCTGGCGGCGGCCGAACGGGAACAGGCGAGGATCGCGCGTCTGAAGGACACGCTGGACTGCACGATCGGATTCCTCGAAGAGGCGCAGGAGCGGGTGCTGCGCGACATCGCGCCCATTCTGACGCAGACGGTGCTCGAGTGGCTGCCCGCGGTGACGGACGGCCGCTACACCGGGTGCCGAATCGACCCGGAAAACCTGCTCGTCCAGGTCAGGACGCCGGGGGGGCGCTGGCGTGCCGCCGAACTGCTCTCCCATGGCACGGCGGAGCAGATCTACCTGCTGCTCAGGTTCGCGCTCTCACGGCATCTCACGCGCGAAGGCGAGACCTGTCCCCTCATCCTCGATGATGTCGTCGGTGCTTCCGACGCGGTGCGGAAACAGGCGGTGCTGCGGACGCTGCGTGCGCTCGCGCGCTCGACCCAAGTCATCCTCTTCACGCACGAGGATGACGTGCGGGACTGGGCAAGGGAGAATCTCACGGGACCCGACGCCCGCCTCATCGAACTCGCCGGGAGGCGGATCGAGAACGCAGGAAACGGTCTGGCTGCCGCTACTTGA
- a CDS encoding NAD(P)/FAD-dependent oxidoreductase: MEKETVDITIIGGGPTGLYGSFYAGMRGVSARIIDVLPELGGQLTALYPEKDVFDVAGFPRVLAKDLARELVTQGLQFDAEVCLEERVLELNPGNGCFDLHTDKGPRPTRTVVIAGGKGAFKSRTLRVPGWDEFLNRGLATNVKDPETFRGKRVLLVGGGDSAFDWSWGLRNIAGELTHIHRSDRYRAHESTVAQVEGAHERGELRLRTFHAVTEIHGGERVEAATIQHTKTKETARLEVDEIVALIGFVPNIGPIAEWGLELRKRCIVVDSRMRTNIPGVYAAGDIATYDGKLELISTGFGEAAIAVNNAVHHIDPTAKVNPGHSTDYEVFK, encoded by the coding sequence GTGGAAAAAGAAACAGTCGACATCACCATCATCGGAGGCGGTCCGACCGGCCTGTACGGGTCGTTCTACGCCGGCATGCGCGGCGTCTCGGCCCGCATCATTGATGTGCTTCCCGAACTCGGGGGTCAGCTGACGGCGCTGTACCCCGAGAAGGATGTATTCGACGTCGCCGGTTTCCCCCGGGTGCTCGCCAAGGATCTGGCGCGGGAACTCGTCACGCAGGGCCTGCAGTTCGACGCGGAGGTCTGCCTCGAGGAGCGCGTCCTCGAACTCAATCCGGGAAACGGCTGCTTCGATCTTCACACGGACAAAGGGCCGCGGCCCACGCGCACCGTCGTCATTGCGGGGGGGAAGGGTGCCTTCAAGAGCCGGACGCTACGCGTGCCGGGGTGGGATGAGTTCCTGAACCGGGGCCTCGCGACGAACGTGAAGGACCCTGAGACGTTCCGCGGGAAACGCGTCCTCCTTGTCGGCGGGGGCGACTCCGCCTTCGACTGGAGCTGGGGGCTGCGGAACATCGCCGGCGAACTCACGCATATCCACCGGTCCGACCGCTATCGGGCTCACGAGAGCACGGTCGCCCAGGTCGAAGGAGCGCATGAACGGGGCGAACTGCGGCTCCGAACCTTCCACGCCGTTACGGAGATTCACGGCGGCGAGCGGGTGGAGGCCGCGACGATCCAACACACGAAGACGAAGGAGACGGCGCGCCTCGAAGTGGACGAGATCGTCGCCCTGATCGGGTTCGTGCCGAACATCGGGCCGATCGCGGAATGGGGGCTCGAGTTGCGGAAGAGGTGCATCGTGGTGGACTCGCGCATGCGCACGAACATCCCCGGCGTCTATGCGGCGGGGGACATCGCCACCTACGACGGGAAGCTGGAATTGATCTCGACCGGTTTCGGCGAGGCCGCGATCGCCGTGAACAACGCGGTCCACCACATCGACCCCACCGCGAAGGTGAACCCGGGCCACTCTACGGACTACGAGGTCTTCAAGTAG
- a CDS encoding ABC transporter permease — translation MIFFEILRVAMDAIRANKLRSFLTMLGIVIGVGAVITMVALGEGAQQQVENQIESLGTNVLTVRPGQGMFRGVRGGSNARLTTEDVEAVQRGAPALLGVAPEMQGQLQVQFGRNNASVRILGTTPNYVEVENHTLELGRFFDESENRGRRRVAVLGGAVPAVLNSETAELVGRTISIRNISFEVVGVLEEKGGSGWFNQDEQIFVPLETAQFRLLGTDRVSQFKVVVESEAAIPVAMVQIEEVLRREHRLPLGRENDFWISDSVQFLEMAQETTQTFTMLLAGIAAVSLLVGGIGIMNIMLVSVTERTKEIGVRKALGATRSAILLQFLLEATTLCMTGGILGVAFAYGAAEMLSRSAGWTMAIAPQAIGLAVVFAAAVGMFFGLWPARRAARLDPIVALRYE, via the coding sequence ATGATCTTCTTCGAGATTCTACGGGTCGCGATGGATGCGATCCGCGCCAACAAGCTGCGCTCGTTCCTGACCATGCTCGGGATCGTGATCGGGGTCGGGGCCGTGATCACCATGGTGGCCCTCGGAGAGGGGGCTCAGCAGCAGGTCGAGAACCAGATCGAGTCGCTCGGCACCAACGTGCTCACGGTTCGGCCCGGGCAGGGGATGTTCCGCGGCGTGCGCGGCGGGTCGAACGCCCGGTTGACGACCGAAGACGTCGAGGCGGTGCAGCGGGGGGCCCCGGCTCTGCTGGGGGTCGCGCCGGAGATGCAGGGACAGTTGCAGGTCCAGTTCGGGCGCAACAACGCGAGCGTCCGGATTCTCGGCACGACGCCGAACTACGTGGAGGTCGAAAATCACACGCTCGAACTCGGCCGCTTCTTCGATGAGTCCGAGAACCGCGGCCGACGGCGCGTGGCCGTGCTCGGGGGCGCGGTCCCGGCGGTACTGAACTCGGAAACCGCGGAACTCGTCGGCCGGACAATCTCGATCCGGAACATCTCCTTCGAAGTCGTGGGAGTGCTGGAGGAAAAGGGCGGATCGGGCTGGTTCAACCAGGATGAGCAGATCTTCGTCCCGCTGGAGACGGCGCAGTTCCGGCTGCTCGGGACGGACCGCGTGAGCCAGTTCAAGGTCGTCGTCGAGAGCGAGGCGGCAATCCCGGTCGCGATGGTGCAGATCGAGGAAGTGCTCCGGCGCGAGCACCGCCTTCCCCTGGGGCGGGAGAACGACTTCTGGATCTCGGACAGCGTGCAGTTCCTCGAAATGGCGCAGGAGACGACGCAGACGTTCACGATGCTGCTCGCCGGGATCGCCGCGGTGAGCCTCCTCGTCGGGGGCATCGGGATCATGAACATCATGCTGGTGTCGGTCACGGAGCGGACGAAGGAGATCGGCGTGCGCAAGGCGCTCGGCGCCACGCGGAGCGCAATCCTGCTCCAGTTCCTGCTCGAAGCCACGACCCTCTGCATGACGGGCGGCATCCTCGGAGTCGCGTTCGCCTACGGCGCGGCGGAAATGCTCTCGCGGTCGGCGGGCTGGACGATGGCCATCGCGCCGCAGGCCATCGGCCTCGCCGTGGTGTTCGCCGCCGCGGTGGGCATGTTCTTCGGCCTCTGGCCCGCCCGGCGCGCGGCCCGGCTCGATCCGATCGTGGCGCTGCGGTACGAATAG